From Saccharomycodes ludwigii strain NBRC 1722 chromosome IV, whole genome shotgun sequence, one genomic window encodes:
- the BIO3 gene encoding adenosylmethionine-8-amino-7-oxononanoate transaminase (similar to Saccharomyces cerevisiae YNR058W | BIO3 | BIOtin): MSVKYSKETQELIKFDQQHLWHPYTSMENPLPVYPVKCAKGSTITLDTVPETKLIEAMSSWWCMIFGYNNEELNEAMKNQIDNFSHVMFGGLTHRPAIKLGENILKMLNVPQLNKVFFADSGSVAVEVALKMALQYQFTLNGAKNKKCKFLTIKHGYSGDTMGAMSVCDPKNSMHSIYTGYLPENIFAKAPKVLETLPTSNIYYENSKSFDTNWDPTDILDFKEKIELFHGQIAAVIMEPILQGAGGMRIYHPQFLIEVRKLCTQYKIPLILDEIATGFGRTGELFAFNHANKYQKTQTTNTPFIDVYPDILCIGKSLTGGYMTLSAVICTDEISSVISNPSSPTGGCFMHGPTFMANPLACSVANKTMEILQRGEWKGMIKGIEKQLYEELYMPLKKELMDIIQHVRIIGAIGIVELKSPVDSLWFQKKNIEKGIYIRPFNRLCYLMPPFIITKEELSFVIQAVKETLNEWKVELDNRKT; this comes from the coding sequence ATGTCggtaaaatattcaaaagaAACTCAAGAACTTATCAAATTTGATCAACAACATTTATGGCACCCATATACCTCCATGGAAAACCCACTGCCAGTGTATCCGGTCAAATGTGCAAAAGGTAGCACAATCACGTTAGATACTGTCCCTGAAACTAAACTAATCGAAGCGATGTCATCTTGGTGGTGTATGATTTTTGgatataataatgaagaatTGAATGAAGCTatgaaaaatcaaattgataatttttcacATGTGATGTTTGGTGGCTTGACACACAGACCTGCAATTAAGTTAGGGGAAAATATTCTAAAAATGCTAAATGTACCTCAGCTaaacaaagttttttttgctgACTCTGGTTCTGTTGCTGTCGAAGTTGCTCTTAAAATGGCTCTGCAATACCAATTTACGTTGAATGGAgccaaaaacaaaaaatgcaAGTTTTTAACAATTAAACACGGATATTCAGGTGATACCATGGGGGCTATGAGTGTTTGTGACCCTAAGAATTCAATGCATTCTATTTATACTGGATATTTACCTGAAAACATCTTTGCCAAGGCACCTAAGGTACTGGAAACATTGCCAACGTCTAACATTTATTATGAAAATTCCAAAAGCTTCGACACCAATTGGGACCCCACTGACATCTTggattttaaagaaaaaatcgAATTATTTCATGGACAAATCGCAGCTGTCATTATGGAACCCATATTACAAGGGGCCGGTGGGATGAGGATTTACCATCCAcagtttttaattgaagTTCGAAAATTGTGTACTCAATACAAAATTCCGTTAATATTGGATGAAATCGCCACTGGTTTTGGCCGTACTGGTGAACTATTTGCTTTTAACCATGCCAACAAGTACCAGAAAACACAAACAACTAACACCCCATTTATTGATGTATACCCTGATATATTGTGTATTGGGAAATCCTTAACTGGTGGCTATATGACTTTAAGTGCTGTTATTTGTACTGATGAAATAAGTTCTGTTATTTCCAACCCTTCAAGCCCAACTGGCGGTTGCTTTATGCATGGTCCCACTTTTATGGCCAACCCTTTAGCATGCTCTGTTGCAAATAAAACCATGGAAATCTTACAAAGAGGTGAGTGGAAAGGTATGATTAAAGGTATTGAGAAACAATTATATGAAGAATTGTATAtgccattaaaaaaagagctGATGGATATTATTCAACATGTTAGAATTATCGGTGCAATTGGTATTGTTGAATTAAAATCTCCTGTTGATTCGTTATGgtttcaaaagaaaaatattgaaaaaggcATTTATATTAGACCATTCAACAGGCTCTGTTATCTCATGCCACcttttattataacaaaAGAGGAGTTATCATTTGTTATTCAGGCTGTTAAGGAAACATTGAACGAGTGGAAAGTTGAGTTAGATAATAGAAaaacataa
- the BRE5 gene encoding Bre5p (similar to Saccharomyces cerevisiae YNR051C | BRE5 | BREfeldin A sensitivity) codes for MTAQDIGYAFLKTFYKHLHDEPKSIHHFYSPTAQVTHINYPAIKDYVLESDIVPTIKLTGETNIRQYFLKYAKDIKRLKFKVTSCDFQSIGNGKDSSILIVAIGELCWENTPTYRFIQTFVLKKLEDRYYDITNDLIRFIPDDVIPRRRPVIKKKSPVVVSNTSSNINGNNATPIDKTSPEVSTEKEPKEKEIEVEEKKEQEGGKEEEEINTSQIEPKPTANNNKNESFPTHTNKSSEKAEAPEKTDNSSNGAKEVTSKKERTKQETTDTKKKNTEIKEKKDQQEIENKATANEHQKGENEEDTEKRKSDEKTGVANNNTFVSWAGKVGAGITPPKSAKIIVSAPSSSYSSSNNLQHNNSRSPYYKNSSNKNSKEHCNNTNNSNTSNNNRPKEFYSSGHSNINGNRNKKNNNHPGSSSSPLSISPSSTSTSSPIISSPSSSSSNTVDGIVIKNTNGHYPIYIPKTTNTNKDALVEALEREFGKVMNINMNNGFAVADFEDKEHQTKAIERGSINVDGITLNLEVKKQKNKSNHNSYFQTSSYNNTNSNNYSHSYSSSTITPDDNGFIPTTLSSSRSGSRRGITRKN; via the coding sequence ATGACTGCTCAGGATATTGGATAcgcttttttaaaaactttttataaaCACTTACACGACGAACCGAAAAGTATACATCATTTCTACTCACCTACAGCTCAAGTTACACACATAAATTACCCAGCTATAAAAGATTACGTTTTAGAAAGCGATATTGTACCCACTATCAAATTGACAGGCGAAACAAATATTCGTCAGTACTTTCTGAAATATGCTAAAGATATCAAGCGTTTGAAGTTTAAAGTTACTTCATGTGATTTCCAGAGTATTGGAAATGGGAAAGATAGCAGTATTCTAATTGTTGCTATAGGAGAGTTATGCTGGGAAAACACTCCTACTTATAGATTTATCCAAACTTTTGTACTAAAAAAGTTGGAAGATAGATATTATGATATTACCAATGATTTAATTCGTTTTATTCCGGATGATGTTATACCAAGGAGAAGACCAgtgataaagaaaaagagtcCTGTAGTGGTTTCCAATACtagtagtaatattaatggGAATAACGCCACCCCTATTGATAAAACATCTCCAGAAGTATCAACTGAAAAGGaaccaaaagaaaaagaaattgaagttgaagaaaaaaaggaacaaGAGGGGGGAAAAGAGGAGGAAGAAATAAACACAAGTCAAATTGAACCAAAACCAACTGcgaacaataataaaaacgaaTCTTTTCCTACCCATACCAATAAGAGTTCAGAAAAGGCTGAGGCTCCGGAGAAAACAGACAATAGTTCTAATGGTGCTAAAGAAGTCACATctaaaaaggaaaggacAAAGCAAGAAACAACCGacacaaagaaaaagaatactGAGATTAAGGAGAAGAAGGACCAGCAAGAAATAGAGAATAAAGCTACAGCGAATGAACACCAAAAAGGGGAAAACGAGGAGGACACTGAAAAACGGAAAAGTGATGAAAAAACTGGCGtagctaataataatacttttgTTAGTTGGGCAGGGAAAGTTGGTGCTGGAATAACTCCGCCAAAATCTgcaaaaattattgtttcAGCGCCTTCTTCCTCCTATTCATCTTCAAATAATTTGCAACACAACAATAGTAGAAGCCCATATTATAAGAACAGTAGCAATAAAAATTCCAAGGAACATTGTAATAACACTAACAACAGCAATAccagtaacaataatagacCCAAAGAGTTTTATAGTTCAGGCCATAGCAATATTAACGGTAACAggaataagaaaaataataatcatccGGGATCTTCATCATCGCCATTGTCAATTTCACCATCATCGACCTCTACATCCTCACCTATTATTTCTTCGCCttcttcctcctcctcTAATACTGTCGATGGTATAGTAATTAAAAACACTAATGGCCATTATCCTATATATATTCCTAAAACTACCAATACAAATAAAGATGCCTTAGTTGAAGCATTAGAGAGAGAATTTGGTAAGGTTATGAATATTAATATGAACAATGGATTTGCCGTTGCTGATTTTGAAGATAAGGAACACCAAACAAAGGCCATTGAGAGGGGTAGCATAAACGTTGATGGCATCACATTGAATTTAGAGgtgaaaaaacaaaaaaataaatccaaCCACAATTCTTATTTTCAAACATCATCATATAACAATACGAATTCGAATAATTATTCGCATTCTTACTCTTCTTCAACAATTACTCCTGACGATAATGGATTTATACCAACTACCTTATCTTCATCTCGTAGTGGCTCAAGACGAGGAATAActagaaaaaattaa
- the BIO5 gene encoding Bio5p (similar to Saccharomyces cerevisiae YNR056C | BIO5 | BIOtin): MSEKNLQIINEVQTVSSTKLSKNFNLFSLLGIAFSLTNSWLGVSSALVVGLYSGGPLLIIYGLIIGCFFTVFCAWSLSEFVSWLPNSSGAYFWCLKMLQVSKTNDTKFDDSLEIDYDNEEYELEQYCCAKDIEITSIPQYYISLFAGLLNYCGAIFTTASVCSSLSYSIIGLYQFNNLEYELKHWHLFVCYEALNIFFTFFNCYAGWLPFISQLGLYMSLFTYTVTFVVSLVCRADSTTPWPKASSIFKDFDNTTGWNSSGMGFIVGLINPLWAFAGIDSAIHMVDEVGYINSRKFVPKAIIFTVVIGFITSFTYSIGLFYCIKDKDTVVNSILPILEIYYQATGLKKLSIFFQACSITCGCICGISSGTWQSRILWGIGNDIGSNGSLFWQKISEIDKRGKVPLYSHLFSQIWVAIIGCIFMGSSTAFNAIITACIALLLLSYAVPCVILLFVVGRKKFFAKIQKEMRIREIQTGNIWQPFLKKWSNTFGFISNIITILWSLFCLIFLSFPYQLPVNSSNMNYVTVVYFAVFIIVGITVFFTTKTFNRKRMSKLI; this comes from the coding sequence ATGAGTGAAAAGAATcttcaaataattaatgAAGTACAAACTGTATCAAGCACTAAATTaagtaaaaattttaatttgttttctttgCTAGGTATTGCCTTTTCATTAACTAATTCCTGGTTAGGTGTTTCGAGTGCCTTAGTGGTTGGTCTATACAGTGGTGGTCCCCTATTAATCATTTACGGATTAATCATTGGTTGTTTCTTTACAGTTTTCTGTGCTTGGTCATTATCCGAGTTTGTTAGTTGGTTACCAAACTCTAGCGGTGCATATTTTTGGTGTTTAAAAATGTTGCAAGTTAGCAAAACTAATGATACGAAGTTTGATGATTCATTGGAAATAGATTATGATAATGAGGAATATGAATTAGAACAGTATTGTTGCGCTAAGGACATTGAGATAACTTCTATCCCACAATACtatatttcattatttgCTGGTCTGTTAAATTATTGTGGAGCAATTTTTACCACTGCGTCAGTTTGCTCATCCCTATCCTATAGTATTATAGGTTTGTATCAATTCAATAACTTAGAATATGAATTAAAGCATTGGCACTTATTTGTTTGCTATGAAGCtttaaacatatttttCACGTTTTTCAATTGTTATGCTGGATGGTTGCCATTCATTTCCCAATTGGGGCTTTATATGTCCTTGTTTACATATACAGTTACATTTGTTGTTTCTTTGGTCTGCAGAGCAGATTCTACCACACCCTGGCCCAAAGCAAGTAGCATATTCAAAGATTTTGATAATACTACTGGCTGGAACTCCAGCGGTATGGGGTTTATAGTTGGGTTAATTAATCCATTATGGGCCTTTGCCGGCATTGACTCTGCAATTCACATGGTTGACGAAGTAGGTTATATCAATTCAAGAAAATTTGTTCCAAAGGCAATTATTTTCACCGTTGTTATTGGATTCATCACTAGCTTCACGTATTCTATTGGATTGTTTTATTGTATTAAGGACAAAGATACAGTTGTCAACTCAATTTTGCCAATATTAGAAATTTATTACCAAGCAACaggtttaaaaaagttatccattttttttcaagctTGCTCGATCACTTGTGGGTGTATATGTGGGATCAGTAGTGGTACTTGGCAATCAAGAATATTGTGGGGCATAGGTAACGATATAGGAAGTAACGGGTCGTTATTTTGGCAGAAAATTAGTGAAATTGATAAAAGAGGTAAAGTGCCCTTGTATTCCCATTTGTTTTCCCAAATATGGGTAGCCATAATCGGGTGTATTTTTATGGGCTCTTCTACAGCATTCAATGCCATAATTACCGCCTGTATAGCcttactgttattatcgTATGCCGTTCCTTGCGTTATTTTGCTATTTGTTGTTGGCagaaagaaattttttgcaaaaattcaaaaagaaatgagGATTAGAGAAATTCAAACAGGTAATATTTGGCaaccttttttaaaaaaatggagTAATACATTTGGTTTCATTTCAAacattattaccattttatggtctttattttgtttaatatttttatcatttccTTATCAATTACCTGTTAACAGTTCAAATATGAATTATGTCACGGTTGTTTATTTTGCTGTATTTATTATAGTCGGTATTACAGTATTTTTTACAACTAAAACATTTAATAGAAAGCGGATGTCTAAAttgatataa
- the BIO4 gene encoding dethiobiotin synthase (similar to Saccharomyces cerevisiae YNR057C | BIO4 | BIOtin): MLKTVIFVTGTDTDIGKTFVSNLLVHKWKANYWKPVQTGVESDEGDTTTIQTNKLTNWDPTLFIPRYSLQKPLSPYQAMEFEPDTQIELNDFILPKFLDNTPLVV, from the coding sequence atgttgaaaACTGTTATATTTGTTACTGGAACAGACACAGATATTGGAAAAACATTTGTTTCCAATTTATTAGTTCATAAGTGGAAAGCTAATTACTGGAAACCAGTACAAACTGGTGTGGAATCTGATGAGGGAGATACAACTACCATTCAAACTAACAAATTAACTAATTGGGATCCAACGTTGTTTATTCCAAGATATTCTTTACAAAAACCTTTATCTCCATACCAGGCTATGGAATTTGAACCAGATACTCAAATCGAATTGAATGACTTTATCCTTCCAAAATTCCTTGACAATACACCATTGGTTGTTTAG
- the ESF2 gene encoding RNA-binding ATPase activator ESF2 (similar to Saccharomyces cerevisiae YNR054C | ESF2 | Eighteen S rRNA Factor 2), with protein sequence MKDMHDSDFSSSDDEDNNPLLLSNPKKVNTTIDRHLENELEEEESDINQEDDKEEKSLEKKEENKKSTTPEDLKKEKLNRLKKLKATKKSKHKTGVVYFSRIPPYMKPAKMRQILSRFGEVDRLFLKREEEKKYKQRVRSGGNKKVMYEEGWAEFIRKKDAKLCASTLNANIIGGKKGSFYHDDIMNVKYLPGFKWADLTEQIARENDVRQAKLQLEISQANKLNSEFIRNVEKSKMLSNIRESKKRKGQEVKGVSNNSNNQGIKQRKITTNRANASDDLKKKPSQELNSVLNSLF encoded by the coding sequence atgaaagataTGCATGATAGTGATTTTTCCTCATCAGATGATGAAGACAATAAccctttattattatcgaATCCAAAAAAGGTCAATACAACTATTGATCGTCACTTAGAGAATGAACTTGAAGAGGAAGAGTCAGATATAAACCAAGAAGATGATAAGGAGGAAAAGagtttagaaaaaaaggaagaaaataagaaaTCGACAACACCAGAAGActtgaaaaaagagaaactAAATCgtttaaagaaattaaaagctACTAAGAAATCTAAGCATAAAACTGgtgttgtttatttttctagAATTCCACCCTATATGAAACCAGCAAAAATGAGACAAATCTTGAGTAGGTTTGGTGAAGTTGATAgattgtttttgaaaagagaagaagaaaaaaaatataaacaaagaGTTCGTTCTGGCGGTAATAAAAAGGTTATGTATGAGGAAGGTTGGGCAGAATTTATTCGTAAGAAGGATGCCAAACTATGTGCAAGTACATTAAACGCCAATATCATTGGTGGTAAAAAGGGGAGTTTCTACCATGATGATATAATGAACGTGAAATATTTGCCCGGGTTTAAGTGGGCTGATTTAACAGAGCAAATTGCCAGAGAAAATGATGTTAGACAAGCCAAACTACAATTAGAAATATCACAAGCTAATAAACTTAATAGTGAGTTTATCAGAAACGTGGAGAAAAGCAAAATGCTTTCTAATATTAGAGAATCtaagaaaaggaaaggaCAAGAGGTAAAAGGTGTGTcgaataatagcaataaccAAGGTATCAAACAACGTAAGATTACTACAAATAGGGCAAATGCATCggatgatttaaaaaagaaaccatCTCAAGAGTTGAATAGTGTTTTAAATAGTTTGTTTTAA
- the NOG2 gene encoding putative GTPase NOG2 (similar to Saccharomyces cerevisiae YNR053C | NOG2 | NucleOlar G-protein), which yields MGTGKKEKQRRIRQGDVRDGNLRVKGENFYRDAKRVQFLNMYKGGHAVRNAKGDIVKAADFQSTDAPTARVQPDRRWFGNTRVISQDSLAHFREALGEKKNDTYQVLLRRNKLPMSLLDETDQKDSPTAKILDTESFDNTFGPNAQRKKPRVAVSNLEELAQSTENDAKTFEEKIELNATLGLMGGTTEESDADGWTQIAKEAIFHKGQSKRIWNELYKVIDSSDVVIHVLDARDPLGTRCKSVEEYMRKETPHKHLIYVLNKCDLVPTWVAAAWVKHLSKERPTLAFHASITNSFGKGSLIQLLRQFASLHKDRKQISVGFIGYPNTGKSSIINTLRKKKVCQVAPIPGETKVWQYITLMKRIFLIDCPGIVPPSSKDTEEDILFRGVVRVEHVSNPEQYIPGVLKRCKRQYLERTYEISGWNDAGEFIEKLARKQGRLLKGGEPDESGVSKQVLNDFNRGKIPWFVAPPEKEAEEGAGDNKKRVLESDKTEEKTGDAKKLKTDAN from the exons ATGGGTACTGgtaagaaagaaaaacaaagaagaaTACGTCAAGGTGATGTCAGAGATGGTAATCTACGAGTAAAAGGCGAAAATTTTTACAGGGATGCTAAAAGAGTTCAGTTCCTTAATATGTACAAGGGGGGACATGCTGTCCGTAACGCCAAAGGTGATATCGTAAAGGCTGCTGATTTTCAAAGCACAGATGCACCAACTGCTAGGGTCCAACCGGATAGACGTTGGTTTGGTAATACAAGGGTTATTTCTCAAGATTCTCTAGCTCACTTTAGAGAGGCTTTaggtgaaaaaaaaaatgatacaTACCAGGTGTTGTTGAGAAGGAATAAACTACCGATGTCTTTATTGGATGAGACTGATCAAAAAGATTCTCCAACAGCTAAAATTTTGGATACAGAATCCTTTGACAATACTTTTGGTCCAAATGcccaaagaaaaaaacctAGAGTTGCAGTGTCAAATTTAGAAGAATTAGCACAAAGTACTGAAAACGATGCTAAAACTTTTGAGGAAAAGATCGAACTAAATGCTACATTAGGTTTAATGGGTGGGACTACTGAAGAATCCGATGCCGACGGTTGGACCCAAATTGCAAAAGAAGCAATTTTTCACAAAGGACAATCTAAACGTATTTGGAATGAGTTGTATAAAGTTATTGATTCTTCTGATGTCGTTATTCACGTATTAGATGCCAGAGATCCATTAGGTACAAGATGCAAATCTGTGGAGGAATATATGAGAAAGGAAACACCACATAAACATTTAATATATGTGTTAAATAAATGTGATTTAGTTCCAACGTGGGTTGCA GCTGCTTGGGTTAAACACTTATCTAAAGAACGTCCAACATTGGCTTTCCATGCTTCTATCACCAATTCATTTGGTAAGGGTTCTTTGATTCAACTATTGCGTCAATTTGCCTCTTTGCACAAAGATAGAAAACAGATCTCTGTTGGTTTCATTGGATATCCTAATACAGGAAAATCTTCCATTATCAACactttaagaaaaaaaaaggtttgtCAGGTCGCTCCAATTCCAGGTGAGACTAAAGTTTGGCAATATATCACGTTAATGAAGAgaatttttcttattgACTGTCCTGGTATTGTGCCGCCATCGTCTAAAGATACAGAAGAAGATATTCTATTCAGAGGTGTGGTGAGAGTGGAACATGTTTCTAATCCAGAGCAATATATACCAGGAGTATTAAAAAGATGTAAAAGACAATATTTAGAAAGGACCTATGAAATATCGGGGTGGAATGACGCTGGTGAGTTCATAGAAAAGTTGGCCAGGAAACAAGGTCGTCTATTAAAAGGTGGTGAGCCTGATGAAAGTGGTGTTTCTAAACAAGTATTGAATGATTTCAACAGGGGTAAAATTCCTTGGTTTGTAGCACCTCCTGAAAAAGAAGCTGAAGAGGGTGCTGGTGATAACAAGAAAAGAGTTTTGGAAAGTGATAAAACAGAAGAAAAGACTGGTGATGCCAAAAAGTTGAAGACAGATGCCAATTAA
- the POP2 gene encoding CCR4-NOT core DEDD family RNase subunit POP2 (similar to Saccharomyces cerevisiae YNR052C | POP2 | PGK promoter directed OverProduction) has protein sequence MNGPSQQQIHQLQAQHQNQPAQQQPLFMQRSVPFPGNGNGPSSVPQSMFSPSIDNNITLRNDNEMLYPKLQKQQQKQLQQMLANNNSTYNSTNYNTNNNLSYNNNGNTTTGNSNSINSGATSNHNNNTNNNGNINSHGNNVGLNNLNNNNNTNNNHTNINFNDLLNANNQHSLHNVNTRAHHNSQNNDGLHINLNSMPIPQQQQGVALPPPPGAMLRPEQQQHFPNSQQQHPGTPLSTAGNIMNFVTANDISLLPPVNHLNVKQVWKHNLYEEFANIRKLVDTFNVISINIEFSGTLARPVGKFRSKSDYIYQLVRSNVDLLSVMQIGVSLSDEMGNKPDNVISTWQLNFKYDVDEEIVSPFVLDLVNDSIDFGELKKYGIEFQEFASLIMDSGLILNDNVLWISYSGAYHLAYLVHFLSGASMPNNKEDFLQLVSQYLPNFYDLEVINNRLKRVIFISNNNNVRRSIEILAEELGIPNFPHFQTTGGQSLLILMIYNSLCKLTACKFPNGEDFAIYKNQISGINDFFENNAGTAMAGSSAGVSIDGSNNINSVTGNLYA, from the coding sequence ATGAATGGACCATCGCAACAACAAATACATCAGCTCCAAGCTCAACACCAAAACCAACCAGCACAACAGCAACCATTATTTATGCAAAGATCAGTTCCATTCCCAGGTAACGGCAATGGCCCATCTTCAGTACCACAAAGCATGTTTTCACCGTCCAttgataacaatattacACTAAGGAATGATAATGAAATGTTATATCCAAAGctacaaaaacaacaacaaaaacaactaCAACAAATGTTAgctaacaataatagcaCTTATAATTCAACTAATTAcaacactaataataatctttcttacaataataatggcaatACCACGACTGGTAATAGCAACAGTATTAATAGTGGTGCTACTagtaatcataataataatactaataataatggaaatATTAATAGCCATGGCAACAATGTTGGTTTAAACAActtgaataataacaataacaccaataacaatcatacaaatattaattttaatgatttattgAACGCTAACAATCAACATAGTCTCCACAATGTTAATACACGTGCACATCATAACAGCCAAAATAATGATGGGTTACATATTAACTTGAATAGCATGCCGATTccgcaacaacaacaaggaGTGGCACTTCCACCACCTCCAGGAGCTATGCTAAGACCcgaacaacaacaacatttCCCTAATTCGCAGCAGCAACACCCAGGTACACCACTTTCCACTGCAGGTAATATTATGAATTTTGTTACAGCTAATGATATTTCTTTACTGCCACCGGTGAACCATTTGAATGTCAAACAGGTTTGGAAACACAATTTATATGAAGAATTTGCTAATATAAGAAAATTGGTAGACACCTTTAATGTTATTAGTATCAACATCGAATTTTCAGGAACTTTAGCTAGGCCGGTTGGTAAATTTAGATCCAAGTCTGATTACATCTATCAGCTTGTCAGATCTAATGTTGATTTACTAAGTGTTATGCAAATAGGTGTTTCTTTAAGTGACGAGATGGGGAACAAACCGGATAACGTTATTTCAACCTGGCAACTAAATTTTAAGTATGATGTGGATGAAGAAATTGTATCACCATTTGTTCTAGATCTTGTTAATGATTCAATTGATTTTGgtgaattgaaaaaatatggaaTTGAATTTCAAGAATTTGCTTCATTAATCATGGACAGCGgcttaattttaaatgataatgTTTTATGGATATCATATTCAGGTGCTTATCATCTAGCATACTTAGTTCATTTCTTAAGTGGGGCATCTATGCCAAATAACAAGGAAGATTTTTTACAGTTAGTTTCTCAGTATTTGCCTAACTTTTATGATCTAGAGGTGATTAATAACCGTTTAAAAcgtgttatttttatatcaaataacaataatgttAGAAGATCCATTGAAATATTGGCCGAGGAGTTGGGGATCCCAAATTTCCCGCATTTTCAAACAACTGGTGGCCAAAgcttattaatattaatgatttatAATTCTTTGTGCAAATTAACAGCTTGTAAGTTCCCTAATGGAGAAGATTTTGCGATTTACAAAAACCAAATTTCTGGAATCAACGATTTTTTCGAAAATAATGCCGGTACCGCCATGGCAGGTAGTAGTGCCGGTGTAAGCATCGATGGcagcaataatattaattctGTTACCGGCAACTTGTATGCTTAA